The Oceanidesulfovibrio indonesiensis genome contains a region encoding:
- the rplS gene encoding 50S ribosomal protein L19, translating to MEAIKRLEREHLRLDIPEFNPGDTIKVHLRIIEGEKERIQVFQGTVMRIRRGTTNATFTVRKISDGIGVERVFPFHTPFIERVEVVSEGKVRRAKLYYLRGLKGKAARIKTKNIWEKKG from the coding sequence ATGGAAGCCATTAAGAGACTCGAGCGCGAACACCTTCGTCTGGACATCCCGGAGTTCAACCCCGGCGACACCATCAAGGTGCATCTGCGCATCATCGAGGGTGAAAAAGAGCGTATCCAGGTCTTCCAGGGCACGGTCATGCGCATTCGCCGCGGCACCACCAACGCAACCTTCACTGTGCGCAAGATTTCCGACGGCATCGGCGTCGAGCGCGTGTTCCCCTTCCACACGCCCTTCATCGAGCGCGTCGAGGTGGTGTCCGAAGGCAAGGTCCGCCGCGCCAAGCTGTACTACCTGCGCGGACTCAAAGGTAAGGCCGCCCGGATCAAGACCAAGAACATCTGGGAAAAGAAGGGCTAA
- a CDS encoding ribonuclease HII, which yields MASGDSSQVQCRLLDLPTRGYFWERFPQPHAGVDEVGRGCLSGPVVAAAVILPPELKAYKPRQGSASAAARKRARREFGLPGLNGLADSKLLDAEKRADLAVRIKRCCLSWAVGVCWPREIERINIHQASLVAMARALGKLRTTPAFVAVDGVHPVPVSTPQQAFVDGDALIPSIAAASILAKTARDRMMVALDKRFPGYGFANHKGYATDEHREAIRRLGACVMHRRSFKGVDDAYRTERESLWLPDI from the coding sequence ATGGCCAGCGGCGATTCGAGCCAGGTCCAGTGTCGTCTTCTGGATCTGCCGACACGCGGCTACTTCTGGGAGCGCTTTCCGCAGCCTCATGCCGGCGTGGACGAGGTGGGGCGGGGCTGTCTTTCAGGCCCCGTCGTAGCCGCAGCCGTCATCCTGCCGCCCGAGCTCAAGGCTTACAAGCCTCGGCAGGGCAGCGCCTCGGCTGCGGCGCGGAAGCGGGCCCGGCGCGAGTTCGGCTTGCCCGGCCTGAATGGCCTGGCCGATTCCAAGCTCCTGGACGCGGAAAAGCGCGCGGATCTTGCGGTTCGCATCAAAAGATGCTGCCTCTCCTGGGCTGTGGGGGTCTGCTGGCCGCGCGAGATCGAGCGCATCAACATCCATCAGGCAAGCCTTGTCGCCATGGCGCGGGCTCTGGGGAAACTGCGCACAACTCCAGCCTTCGTCGCCGTGGACGGCGTGCATCCAGTGCCCGTGAGCACGCCCCAGCAGGCCTTCGTGGATGGCGATGCCCTCATTCCCTCCATTGCCGCAGCGTCCATCCTGGCCAAGACGGCGCGCGACCGCATGATGGTCGCCCTGGACAAACGCTTTCCCGGCTATGGTTTCGCCAACCACAAGGGCTACGCCACGGATGAGCACCGCGAGGCCATCCGCCGGCTTGGCGCGTGCGTCATGCACCGCCGCAGCTTCAAAGGGGTGGACGACGCCTACCGAACGGAGCGCGAATCCCTGTGGCTGCCAGACATCTGA
- a CDS encoding YraN family protein: protein MAARHLKRGARGEDAAAKHLAGKGYAVKARNWRHAQLELDIVCEDRGTLVFVEVKTRDAAGMAAPADGLTPAKQERLCRAAAAYLSEHGLWEMPCRFDLVAVTAAEDGFEVEHVNDAFQWSPSLRGGNAAWQPW, encoded by the coding sequence GTGGCTGCCAGACATCTGAAGCGCGGCGCCCGCGGCGAAGATGCAGCCGCAAAACACCTCGCCGGCAAGGGGTATGCCGTCAAGGCGCGCAACTGGCGACACGCCCAGCTCGAACTGGACATCGTCTGCGAAGACCGCGGCACGCTCGTCTTCGTGGAGGTGAAAACCCGCGACGCCGCAGGCATGGCCGCTCCGGCCGATGGTTTGACCCCGGCCAAACAGGAACGCCTCTGTCGCGCCGCGGCGGCGTATCTTTCCGAACACGGTTTGTGGGAGATGCCCTGCCGGTTCGACCTCGTGGCGGTAACGGCCGCGGAAGACGGTTTTGAAGTGGAGCACGTAAACGATGCATTCCAATGGTCCCCGTCTCTTCGTGGTGGCAACGCCGCTTGGCAACCTTGGTGA
- the rsmI gene encoding 16S rRNA (cytidine(1402)-2'-O)-methyltransferase codes for MHSNGPRLFVVATPLGNLGDISPRARETLAAADLVLAEDTRRAGLLFKHLGLDAPSFLSLHEHNETARIPEVLARLEEGQTIALVSDAGTPLIADPGYRLVRACREAGHQVSPVPGPSAVAAALSASGLPPYPFVFLGFLPRSSGERRRTLEPYAGLKATLVFFERLSRLPAALEDAHAVLGKREGCVARELTKLHEEFIVFDLGDRSVFEGPLKGEATVLIGPPDVRDASAEEVDAIIDEERAMGGGTKELARRVHARVEGWTVKEIYERIGRR; via the coding sequence ATGCATTCCAATGGTCCCCGTCTCTTCGTGGTGGCAACGCCGCTTGGCAACCTTGGTGACATCTCGCCGCGCGCCCGGGAAACACTCGCGGCGGCCGATCTCGTCCTCGCGGAGGACACCCGCCGCGCCGGACTGCTCTTCAAACACCTGGGGCTCGACGCCCCGTCCTTCCTGAGTCTCCACGAGCACAACGAAACTGCACGCATTCCCGAGGTGCTCGCGCGCCTGGAGGAAGGGCAGACCATCGCTCTGGTCTCGGACGCCGGCACGCCGCTCATCGCCGACCCCGGATACAGACTGGTGCGCGCCTGCCGTGAGGCAGGGCATCAAGTCAGCCCCGTTCCCGGCCCTTCGGCGGTTGCCGCGGCGCTCAGCGCTTCGGGACTGCCGCCGTATCCGTTCGTGTTTCTGGGTTTTCTGCCGCGCTCCAGCGGAGAGCGCCGCCGCACCCTGGAGCCGTATGCCGGGCTCAAGGCGACTCTTGTATTCTTCGAGCGCCTCTCCAGGCTGCCGGCTGCTCTGGAGGACGCGCACGCCGTGCTGGGAAAGCGCGAGGGGTGCGTGGCTCGGGAATTGACCAAGCTCCATGAGGAGTTTATTGTTTTCGATCTTGGAGATAGGAGCGTTTTCGAGGGGCCGCTGAAAGGCGAGGCAACAGTGCTCATAGGTCCCCCGGATGTCCGTGACGCCTCCGCCGAAGAGGTGGACGCAATCATAGATGAGGAGCGTGCAATGGGCGGCGGCACCAAGGAATTGGCGCGCCGGGTTCACGCTCGCGTCGAGGGTTGGACGGTCAAGGAGATATATGAGCGCATCGGCCGGCGGTGA
- a CDS encoding PTS system mannose/fructose/sorbose family transporter subunit IID → MSASAGGEKQLIGHARPLMASFLRTYLVGAAFNTRGMQNVGLVFAMEPGLEAIYPDPEKREAARRRYLSHYNTHLFWTPLLVGVFLSLEDKISRGLFPPSVLESVKDTTVYTLSAIGDSVLSGSLLVFWSLSTAVLVAAGAGWAALAWGALWFTALQLFKLTTFLMGYKEGLRLISRLRQWNLINWGRRLKVINAFVLTLLLYQLWPADKNPAQWLAGALALVLFSWLVSRRHVSRELLILLLLVVWWCTPWLQKTLGSMF, encoded by the coding sequence ATGAGCGCATCGGCCGGCGGTGAGAAGCAACTGATCGGACATGCCCGGCCGCTGATGGCCAGTTTCCTGCGGACGTATCTCGTGGGAGCGGCCTTCAACACCCGCGGCATGCAGAACGTGGGACTCGTCTTCGCCATGGAGCCTGGGCTGGAGGCGATCTATCCCGATCCGGAGAAGCGCGAAGCCGCCAGGCGCCGGTACCTGAGCCACTACAACACGCATTTGTTCTGGACGCCGCTTCTGGTGGGCGTCTTTCTGTCGCTGGAGGACAAGATATCCCGGGGGTTGTTTCCTCCGAGCGTTCTCGAGTCCGTGAAGGACACCACGGTCTACACGCTTTCCGCCATCGGCGATTCGGTGCTTTCCGGCAGCCTGCTTGTCTTCTGGTCGCTCTCCACGGCAGTGCTCGTGGCAGCCGGGGCAGGCTGGGCCGCCCTGGCGTGGGGTGCGTTGTGGTTCACGGCATTGCAGCTGTTTAAGCTGACCACCTTCCTGATGGGGTATAAGGAAGGGTTGCGGCTCATCTCCAGACTGCGCCAGTGGAATCTCATCAACTGGGGCCGCCGGCTCAAGGTGATCAATGCGTTCGTGCTCACTCTGCTTCTGTACCAGCTCTGGCCTGCGGACAAGAATCCGGCCCAATGGCTTGCCGGGGCTCTGGCGCTGGTGCTGTTCTCCTGGCTGGTGAGCCGGCGGCACGTCTCCCGCGAGCTTCTGATTCTGCTGCTGCTCGTGGTCTGGTGGTGCACGCCGTGGCTGCAGAAGACGCTCGGGTCGATGTTTTGA
- a CDS encoding HPr family phosphocarrier protein, which translates to MGNAESGAMTTTARAEVRVLNEQGLHARPAAKLAQEAQKYGCEVFLVAGEERVDAKSVVDILTLAASKGTELVLEVSGEGADKAAHRLAEFFRNRFEDKA; encoded by the coding sequence ATGGGAAACGCCGAAAGCGGCGCAATGACCACGACAGCCCGCGCGGAGGTTCGCGTTCTGAACGAGCAGGGCCTGCACGCACGGCCTGCCGCCAAGCTCGCCCAGGAAGCGCAGAAGTACGGCTGCGAGGTGTTCCTCGTTGCCGGCGAGGAGCGGGTGGACGCGAAAAGCGTGGTCGATATACTCACCCTGGCAGCGAGCAAGGGGACGGAACTTGTGCTGGAGGTTTCGGGCGAAGGCGCCGACAAGGCGGCCCATCGTCTGGCAGAGTTCTTCCGCAACCGTTTCGAGGACAAAGCCTAG
- the ptsP gene encoding phosphoenolpyruvate--protein phosphotransferase, whose protein sequence is MSRVTLQGIPVSAGISVGKAFFMNRRSFENVPRHTVPESLVSAEQARLDLAFRNVHDELTQARDKIPTELADHGTIIDSHIMISRDPKLLARSKEIVRDTNITAEWALEKAVREVERKFEAIDDLYLRERISDIRLVAQRIIKKLLGQHHEEEVVGVSNRVVLMAHDLTPADTIGLDISKIMSLATVEGGKTSHTGILARSLQIPAMVGVTDLEKYVNDGDLVIIDGLKGKLIVNPEEHELELYSDLKYQFENYHKSIIRECQLPGETIDGYRINVFANVELFEELPAVLENGAEGVGLYRTEYSFLSRADLPGEDELTDEYVQMAEMLAPRKVVFRSLDLGADKLAKVFGDLREPNPALGLRAIRFSMRHRDLFRQQLKAVLRASVTGNVALMFPMISGINEIHEAKGVLREAQAELEKEGHAYDADMPVGIMVELPSTVFIADVLAHEVDFFSVGTNDLIQYSLGIDRLNRHVSYLYQPLHPAVIRSIKYVVDAGHQAGIEVSVCGELASDPYCVPILLGMGVDSISITPQAIPGIKRIIRQTTMEDCKNLLREVQELFQVSAINHTVRDTIFRRFPEELTFYASILDNEELPA, encoded by the coding sequence TTGAGCCGAGTCACTTTGCAAGGCATTCCTGTCTCCGCGGGCATCTCCGTCGGCAAGGCGTTCTTCATGAATCGCCGAAGCTTCGAGAACGTGCCGCGGCACACCGTACCCGAGTCTCTCGTGAGCGCGGAGCAGGCCCGGCTCGATCTCGCGTTTCGCAACGTGCACGATGAGCTCACCCAGGCGCGGGACAAAATCCCCACGGAACTTGCCGACCACGGCACCATCATCGATTCCCACATCATGATCAGCCGTGATCCCAAGCTCCTTGCCCGGTCCAAGGAGATAGTGCGGGACACGAACATCACCGCGGAATGGGCCCTTGAAAAGGCCGTGCGCGAGGTGGAACGGAAGTTCGAGGCCATTGACGACCTTTACCTGCGCGAGCGCATATCGGACATCCGGCTCGTGGCGCAGCGGATCATCAAGAAACTGCTCGGCCAGCACCACGAAGAAGAAGTGGTGGGCGTCTCAAACCGTGTGGTGCTCATGGCCCACGATCTCACCCCGGCGGACACCATCGGCCTGGACATCTCAAAGATCATGTCCCTGGCCACGGTGGAGGGCGGCAAGACTTCGCACACGGGAATTCTTGCGCGTTCCTTGCAGATTCCCGCCATGGTCGGCGTCACGGACCTTGAAAAGTACGTCAACGACGGCGACCTGGTGATCATAGACGGGCTCAAGGGCAAGTTGATCGTCAACCCCGAAGAGCACGAACTCGAGCTCTACTCGGACCTCAAGTACCAGTTCGAGAACTATCACAAGTCAATCATACGGGAGTGTCAGCTCCCGGGCGAAACCATCGACGGCTACCGCATCAACGTCTTCGCCAATGTCGAGTTGTTCGAGGAGCTTCCCGCCGTGCTTGAGAACGGCGCCGAGGGCGTGGGGCTATACCGCACGGAATACTCGTTCCTTTCGCGCGCCGACCTTCCTGGCGAGGATGAGTTGACGGACGAGTACGTCCAGATGGCGGAGATGCTTGCCCCGCGCAAGGTGGTGTTCCGCAGTCTGGACCTCGGGGCGGACAAGCTGGCCAAGGTCTTCGGCGATCTGCGCGAACCCAACCCGGCTCTGGGGCTGCGCGCCATCCGCTTTTCCATGCGCCACCGCGACCTGTTCCGCCAACAACTCAAGGCGGTGCTGCGGGCCAGCGTGACCGGCAACGTGGCGCTCATGTTCCCCATGATCTCCGGCATCAACGAAATACACGAGGCCAAGGGCGTGCTCAGGGAGGCCCAGGCCGAGCTGGAAAAGGAAGGCCACGCCTACGATGCGGACATGCCCGTGGGCATCATGGTGGAACTGCCGTCCACCGTGTTCATCGCAGACGTGCTCGCCCATGAGGTGGATTTCTTCTCTGTGGGCACCAACGACCTCATCCAGTACTCTCTGGGCATAGACAGGTTGAACCGCCACGTCTCCTATCTGTACCAGCCGCTGCACCCGGCGGTCATTCGTTCCATCAAGTACGTGGTGGATGCCGGGCACCAGGCCGGCATCGAAGTCTCGGTCTGCGGCGAGCTCGCGTCCGATCCGTATTGCGTGCCTATTCTTCTGGGCATGGGGGTGGACTCCATCTCCATCACGCCCCAGGCCATACCGGGCATCAAGCGGATCATCCGCCAGACCACCATGGAAGACTGCAAGAACCTGCTCCGGGAAGTGCAGGAGCTGTTCCAGGTCTCGGCCATCAACCACACGGTGCGAGACACCATTTTCCGCCGCTTCCCCGAGGAGCTGACCTTCTACGCCTCTATCCTCGACAACGAGGAACTCCCGGCGTAA
- the smpB gene encoding SsrA-binding protein SmpB: MAKKKKTSPNQIAYNRQARHNYEILETYEAGVSLLGSEVKSLRGGHVSFKDGYVDVRNGQAWLRGVHVAPYENAGPAGFGGHDPERPRRLLLHDYEIEQLEAKVSQKGLTVIPLKLYFSRGKIKLEIGVGRGLKRHDQRQQLKDRAIKREMERELS; this comes from the coding sequence ATGGCCAAAAAAAAGAAAACAAGTCCGAACCAGATAGCCTACAACAGGCAGGCGAGGCACAACTACGAGATCCTGGAGACTTACGAGGCGGGCGTCTCGCTCCTGGGCTCGGAGGTCAAGAGCCTGCGCGGCGGGCACGTGAGCTTCAAGGACGGGTATGTGGATGTGCGCAACGGCCAGGCCTGGCTCAGGGGCGTGCACGTAGCGCCGTACGAGAACGCCGGCCCGGCGGGGTTCGGCGGCCACGATCCGGAGCGGCCCCGCAGGCTGCTGCTGCATGACTACGAGATTGAACAGCTCGAAGCCAAGGTCTCGCAGAAGGGCCTCACCGTCATTCCGCTCAAGCTGTACTTTTCGCGCGGCAAGATCAAGCTGGAGATCGGCGTGGGCCGAGGCCTCAAACGCCACGATCAACGCCAGCAACTCAAGGATCGGGCCATCAAGCGCGAGATGGAGCGGGAACTCAGCTGA
- a CDS encoding FAD-binding oxidoreductase — protein sequence MPNSNDTRTLAKDERRFLRDTFGEGDALFDAESTCVFGADAYRNFAPPLAVVRPAGQEQVRELMAWAQKVRMPIYVRARGTNVVGSCVPRPAGVVVSTLKMNRIIDVDAEDFVAVVEPGVITGDLQKHIEKQGLFYPPDPASVKISTIGGNVATCAGGMRALKYGVTREYVLGLTAVLPGGEAIHPGGRTHKNVVGLDLVRLLVGSEGSLAFISDITLKLLPKPESTASLLVGYVQLEQALSAARAIFAAGILPAAMEFMTRETLAAVGKVMTAPWPDTTEAALLIRLDGSRDALAADLKRLKNVLEKTGPASLDTGLGPEEEEPLWEIRRMINPASYQIAPDKISDDITLPRAKILECLVKIREVGRGAGLTILTFGHLGDGNIHVNIMHDASDPQERGRAVDAKERVLALTLSLGGSLSGEHGVGLAKAAHVHKQLGPVERRLMAGVKHAFDPLGIMNPGKGW from the coding sequence ATGCCGAATTCCAACGATACACGCACGCTTGCCAAGGATGAACGCCGCTTCCTCCGCGACACCTTCGGGGAGGGGGATGCGCTTTTCGACGCAGAATCCACATGCGTCTTCGGGGCCGACGCCTACCGGAACTTCGCCCCGCCCCTGGCCGTGGTCCGGCCCGCGGGCCAGGAGCAGGTGCGCGAACTCATGGCCTGGGCGCAGAAGGTGCGCATGCCCATATATGTGCGGGCGCGGGGGACCAATGTGGTGGGCTCCTGCGTGCCGCGTCCCGCCGGCGTGGTCGTGTCCACCCTGAAGATGAACCGCATCATCGACGTGGATGCCGAGGATTTCGTCGCCGTGGTGGAGCCCGGCGTGATCACCGGCGATTTGCAGAAACATATCGAGAAGCAGGGGTTGTTTTATCCGCCGGACCCGGCTTCCGTAAAAATCTCCACCATCGGCGGCAACGTGGCCACCTGCGCCGGCGGCATGCGCGCACTCAAGTACGGGGTGACCCGCGAATATGTGCTGGGCCTCACGGCCGTGCTGCCGGGCGGCGAGGCCATCCATCCCGGCGGACGCACTCACAAGAACGTGGTGGGACTCGACCTTGTGCGGCTCCTCGTAGGCTCGGAAGGCTCCCTCGCGTTCATCTCGGACATCACCCTCAAGCTGCTGCCCAAGCCCGAGTCCACAGCCTCGCTGCTTGTGGGGTATGTACAGCTGGAACAAGCCCTCAGCGCGGCGAGAGCCATTTTCGCGGCAGGCATTCTGCCTGCGGCCATGGAGTTTATGACCCGAGAGACCCTGGCCGCCGTGGGCAAGGTGATGACAGCGCCATGGCCCGATACCACTGAGGCCGCGCTGCTCATCCGGCTGGACGGCTCCCGCGACGCCCTGGCTGCGGACCTGAAGCGGCTGAAGAATGTGCTGGAGAAGACCGGGCCTGCGTCTCTGGACACCGGACTCGGCCCGGAGGAGGAAGAGCCGCTCTGGGAGATTCGCCGGATGATCAACCCGGCCTCATACCAGATTGCCCCGGACAAGATCTCCGACGACATTACCCTGCCGCGAGCTAAGATCTTGGAATGCTTGGTTAAGATTCGCGAAGTCGGCCGCGGGGCCGGGCTGACGATCCTCACTTTCGGCCATCTGGGCGACGGCAACATTCACGTGAACATCATGCACGATGCGAGCGATCCGCAGGAACGCGGCCGGGCCGTGGACGCCAAGGAGCGGGTTCTGGCGCTCACCCTGTCGCTGGGCGGCAGCCTCTCCGGCGAGCACGGCGTGGGTCTTGCCAAGGCGGCGCACGTGCACAAGCAGCTCGGCCCGGTTGAGCGCAGGCTCATGGCCGGTGTGAAGCACGCCTTCGACCCGCTCGGCATCATGAACCCCGGAAAGGGCTGGTAA
- a CDS encoding (Fe-S)-binding protein, with translation MRPLHARNGSGTGTAVKSCILCGRCLEVCPLVSATGREELSPKAKHTLARMLREGQAQLEGRRVADLAGLCLACGRCEKACPQGLCAPDAVAELREAHPDLSQWLWKQWIEKGGALWPALAWLSRRLPDSGEQPSPRYDAFKTMGSGPSVAPFLKVSRFVDAGIGREAVIFPGCTARRLYPAWTRRAKELLAGLGLRVGNRMPSWACCGCTLGHAGCTEAQREAQLANVKAWRKAGRPLVVTFCATCRCGLRSYPDADLGWEEGEGEQWREAVISLAGPMAAVEIEHVSEPPPAVYYHKPCHGSGQAGSGADEALLRRALGERYAGATGDVCCGMGGIMQLGAPELSRQVADTLWTRLDPPAGSLVLTGCSGCVLQLKATAPVGVAVGHWLETFAASAG, from the coding sequence ATGCGCCCATTGCATGCCAGGAACGGAAGCGGGACCGGAACGGCGGTCAAGAGCTGCATCTTGTGCGGCAGATGTCTGGAAGTCTGTCCGCTCGTCTCTGCTACCGGACGCGAGGAGCTTTCTCCCAAGGCAAAGCACACTCTGGCGCGGATGCTCAGGGAAGGGCAGGCGCAGCTTGAGGGCAGACGCGTGGCCGACCTCGCCGGGCTCTGCCTGGCTTGCGGCAGGTGCGAGAAGGCATGCCCGCAGGGGCTCTGCGCGCCGGATGCCGTGGCCGAACTCCGGGAGGCGCATCCCGATCTCAGTCAGTGGCTCTGGAAGCAGTGGATCGAGAAGGGCGGCGCGTTGTGGCCGGCCCTCGCCTGGTTATCCCGGCGTTTGCCGGACAGTGGCGAGCAGCCATCCCCCCGCTATGACGCCTTCAAGACCATGGGCTCTGGCCCGTCCGTGGCGCCGTTTCTCAAAGTGTCCAGGTTTGTGGACGCAGGCATTGGCCGCGAGGCCGTGATCTTTCCGGGTTGCACGGCGCGTCGGTTGTATCCTGCATGGACGCGGCGGGCAAAGGAACTGCTCGCGGGGCTCGGGCTCCGGGTTGGCAACAGGATGCCGTCCTGGGCGTGCTGCGGCTGCACCCTGGGCCATGCCGGCTGCACCGAGGCCCAACGCGAAGCCCAGCTGGCCAACGTGAAGGCGTGGCGCAAGGCCGGACGCCCGCTTGTCGTGACATTCTGCGCCACCTGCCGCTGCGGTCTGCGCTCGTATCCGGATGCCGACCTCGGCTGGGAAGAGGGCGAGGGCGAACAGTGGCGTGAAGCCGTGATCTCCCTGGCCGGTCCCATGGCGGCTGTGGAGATCGAGCATGTTTCTGAACCGCCGCCGGCCGTGTATTACCACAAACCTTGCCACGGCAGCGGACAGGCAGGTTCCGGAGCGGACGAAGCGCTGCTGCGCAGGGCGTTGGGCGAGCGCTACGCCGGCGCCACCGGCGACGTGTGCTGCGGCATGGGCGGCATCATGCAGCTCGGCGCGCCGGAGCTGTCGCGGCAGGTGGCGGATACGCTGTGGACCCGGCTTGACCCGCCGGCCGGGAGCCTGGTGCTCACAGGCTGCTCGGGCTGCGTTCTGCAACTCAAGGCCACGGCGCCCGTGGGCGTTGCCGTTGGCCACTGGCTGGAAACGTTCGCCGCGTCCGCCGGTTGA